One Natronobacterium texcoconense DNA window includes the following coding sequences:
- the tnpA gene encoding IS200/IS605 family transposase, with protein sequence SKYRNAILEPIEESLEASFRDVCDEYGYEILALHISPDHVHLFLSAHPKHSPSEIVRTVKSITAREMWEQHEPFLEEYLWGGGFWKESYYVGTAGDVSTETVEQYIERTEHV encoded by the coding sequence TCGAAGTATCGCAATGCGATTCTCGAACCAATCGAGGAATCACTGGAAGCGAGTTTCCGCGATGTGTGCGACGAGTACGGCTACGAGATACTAGCACTCCACATTTCTCCCGACCACGTACACCTGTTTCTGTCAGCCCATCCGAAGCACTCACCGAGCGAAATCGTGCGGACGGTTAAGAGCATCACGGCACGGGAGATGTGGGAACAGCACGAACCGTTCTTGGAGGAATACCTGTGGGGTGGCGGATTTTGGAAGGAATCGTACTACGTCGGAACGGCAGGCGATGTCTCGACCGAAACGGTTGAGCAGTATATCGAGCGGACGGAACATGTTTAG